In Burkholderia sp. PAMC 26561, the following are encoded in one genomic region:
- a CDS encoding AraC family transcriptional regulator, whose translation MLPLPLQIETKALRKYRYFESNDIEDTRQRIATVLQPHRLIPGSSLAGQMAYMNHVRLDNVSFGSLGYAGAMGVEAGEIEDYFLVILSLRGYADVSVGGRRAMVSQSQGVIVGPQTSFGGTFSSDCEQFFVRIEKQAIFDHAGYGRLHLEPTLNLSRTELAPWLAQISMLIGSPETVALAQRDRRVAIEVERLLVTLLLAGQPHRSQENVRSSVLLPRTVRRAESYIAEHATESLKLLDIAEAAGVPVRTLLHSFRQFRGVSPMHLVREARMETAREMLQSARETDRVADIALICGFVNLGRFASVYREKFGESPSETLRNVRQRGA comes from the coding sequence ATGTTACCCCTTCCCTTACAGATTGAAACCAAAGCGCTCCGAAAATATCGTTACTTTGAATCGAACGATATTGAGGACACGCGCCAGCGCATTGCTACGGTGCTGCAACCTCACCGCTTGATACCCGGCTCAAGCCTTGCAGGTCAAATGGCGTACATGAATCATGTGCGTCTGGACAACGTGTCGTTCGGGTCGCTTGGATACGCTGGCGCCATGGGCGTGGAGGCAGGCGAAATCGAAGACTATTTTCTGGTCATCCTGAGTTTGCGCGGATACGCCGACGTATCGGTAGGCGGTCGACGCGCTATGGTCAGCCAGTCTCAAGGGGTGATCGTGGGCCCGCAGACGAGTTTTGGCGGGACATTCTCAAGCGACTGCGAGCAGTTTTTCGTCCGTATTGAGAAGCAAGCGATCTTCGATCATGCAGGTTACGGCCGACTGCACCTTGAGCCGACGCTGAATCTTTCGCGAACGGAATTAGCGCCCTGGCTAGCGCAAATAAGCATGCTGATAGGGTCACCTGAAACGGTTGCACTCGCGCAACGGGACCGTCGTGTCGCTATTGAGGTCGAACGGCTTTTGGTTACCCTGTTGCTTGCGGGACAGCCGCACCGGAGCCAAGAAAACGTGCGCTCATCCGTGCTGCTTCCGCGCACGGTCCGGCGCGCGGAAAGTTATATAGCGGAGCATGCGACCGAATCATTGAAGCTTTTGGACATAGCGGAAGCGGCAGGCGTGCCGGTTCGCACGTTATTGCATAGCTTCAGGCAATTCCGGGGGGTTAGCCCCATGCATCTGGTGCGTGAAGCGCGAATGGAAACGGCGCGCGAGATGCTGCAAAGCGCGCGCGAGACCGATCGTGTTGCTGATATCGCACTGATTTGTGGGTTCGTTAATTTGGGGCGATTTGCAAGCGTCTATCGCGAAAAATTCGGCGAGTCTCCATCGGAGACGCTGCGCAATGTCCGGCAACGGGGAGCATGA
- a CDS encoding asparaginase domain-containing protein, producing the protein MLAKVVNDMQAIAASGLYDGIVWTWGSPQIEETAYWLNLMIDTRLPMCGNAAQRRHGSISDDGPRNIKDSIEFISSRIWEGKEGENRCGTVVIQDQQIFAAREVAKGDARPGGFLATGGHGGILGQVSHVGRFNLTYLPAYRHTYLSEVNLTRLPCTVRAVHKTSGKLEYVDVPVKDANGALLADAMPIVSIVKDGSYSSVEFGDDPELEHDLIASINQKLNAGRLAGFVLEGVVPVGTSPSPGRQALMLCATFSGLPVVRTGRGGSQAFTDLNDFLVAGSNLTSTKARLLLFACLLKFGSFPIAQDPAHPTTAEKDATRKAVAAYQSIFDTH; encoded by the coding sequence ATGCTGGCGAAAGTTGTAAACGATATGCAAGCCATTGCCGCAAGCGGCCTCTACGACGGCATCGTTTGGACCTGGGGAAGCCCGCAAATCGAAGAAACCGCTTACTGGTTAAACCTCATGATCGACACTCGACTGCCCATGTGCGGCAACGCGGCTCAGCGTCGTCACGGATCGATCAGTGACGACGGCCCTAGGAACATCAAGGATTCGATCGAGTTCATCTCGTCCCGCATCTGGGAGGGTAAAGAGGGCGAGAACCGGTGCGGCACCGTGGTTATACAGGATCAGCAAATCTTCGCAGCACGTGAAGTTGCTAAAGGAGACGCGCGGCCGGGTGGCTTCCTGGCCACCGGTGGACATGGCGGAATCCTTGGACAAGTCAGCCACGTAGGCCGCTTTAATCTGACATATCTGCCTGCGTACAGACATACCTATCTCTCGGAAGTCAATCTGACACGGTTACCGTGCACCGTTCGCGCAGTGCATAAGACGAGCGGCAAGCTTGAGTACGTCGATGTGCCTGTAAAAGACGCCAACGGCGCGCTGCTTGCTGATGCAATGCCGATCGTGTCTATCGTAAAAGACGGTAGTTATTCAAGCGTTGAGTTTGGCGACGATCCAGAACTCGAACACGACCTGATCGCGTCCATCAATCAGAAGCTCAATGCGGGGCGTCTGGCAGGATTTGTCCTTGAAGGAGTCGTTCCAGTCGGCACTTCTCCTTCACCGGGGCGACAAGCGCTCATGCTTTGTGCGACGTTCAGCGGCCTGCCGGTTGTCCGCACTGGACGCGGCGGCTCACAAGCGTTTACGGACCTGAACGACTTTCTTGTTGCCGGTTCGAATCTGACGAGTACGAAGGCACGTTTGCTTTTGTTTGCCTGCCTGTTGAAGTTCGGAAGTTTTCCGATTGCGCAAGACCCGGCTCACCCGACCACCGCCGAAAAAGATGCGACGCGCAAAGCGGTCGCAGCGTATCAGTCGATCTTCGACACACACTAA
- a CDS encoding lipocalin-like domain-containing protein — MSGPPDLSLDAIGTWDLESYTSYAKDGTSRQDFGESPIGRAIFDRAGNFSMLSSDRTCLTSHPAIAVWGPPNNTKRWSRAVLLTSVHSPSTRKSKA; from the coding sequence ATGTCAGGCCCACCCGATTTGTCACTAGACGCTATAGGGACCTGGGATCTCGAGTCGTACACAAGCTACGCAAAGGACGGTACGTCTCGGCAAGACTTTGGCGAGTCGCCCATTGGCCGGGCGATTTTTGACCGCGCGGGGAATTTTTCGATGCTGTCGTCAGATCGGACTTGCCTCACTTCGCATCCGGCAATCGCAGTGTGGGGACCGCCGAACAATACAAAGCGGTGGTCCAGGGCAGTCTTGCTTACTTCGGTACATTCTCCATCCACGCGGAAGAGCAAGGCGTGA
- a CDS encoding lipocalin-like domain-containing protein: MGTAEQYKAVVQGSLAYFGTFSIHAEEQGVTFHILGATLPNWIETTQERGISMSSRDRLSLSNVHGSGGGSALIVWRRKAS, translated from the coding sequence GTGGGGACCGCCGAACAATACAAAGCGGTGGTCCAGGGCAGTCTTGCTTACTTCGGTACATTCTCCATCCACGCGGAAGAGCAAGGCGTGACGTTTCACATTCTCGGCGCTACCTTGCCGAACTGGATCGAGACTACCCAGGAAAGGGGCATTTCCATGTCGTCACGCGACCGGCTAAGCCTTAGCAACGTCCATGGGTCTGGAGGAGGATCGGCACTGATTGTCTGGCGGAGAAAAGCAAGCTGA
- a CDS encoding MFS transporter codes for MDITHASLSARSLRNHQIFALFLSMLGELFLAGDWYGFAAVIPFISKSLALSPGESGFVQGVFAITYSVGLFVWSPLGRHLSARTLFVLGLCGCGVAMLLQAHVQSYAALIVLRLLIGFFDAAVWVGTMKLIVGWFPLARHGMVMGLLLSAFSFAITLDFAVGIPVSESHGWRVFFEGLGIATFVVGLLGFLSIKGSPREMGDPNFQWESKPSIARHGEAASVWTILRSKWVYIGAIAIFGDTFALAATATWAVPSFIANQGMPISSAALIGTTMGLSQVSFLLLGGWLSDRMTKTSMLKIGAALALVSATCYSLTTIFHTSWVGLIALSAFSGIAVLSGGAIFSLVSEKYGETLAASAIGFAELGGILSTFVAPALMGVVLGATRSFAAAFVPFVVVEALILVFLMLSAR; via the coding sequence ATGGATATTACACACGCTTCACTATCCGCGAGAAGCCTTCGCAATCACCAGATTTTCGCGCTCTTCCTCAGCATGTTGGGCGAGCTATTTCTGGCGGGTGATTGGTATGGTTTCGCAGCAGTCATTCCATTTATCTCAAAGTCGCTCGCGCTTAGTCCGGGCGAATCAGGCTTTGTGCAGGGCGTATTTGCCATCACTTATTCGGTAGGCTTGTTTGTGTGGTCGCCGCTTGGACGGCATCTATCCGCGCGGACCCTGTTCGTACTCGGACTGTGCGGGTGCGGTGTTGCGATGCTATTGCAAGCTCATGTTCAGTCTTACGCGGCGCTGATAGTCTTGCGGCTGCTCATCGGATTTTTCGACGCCGCGGTGTGGGTGGGAACGATGAAGCTTATCGTCGGATGGTTTCCGCTCGCCCGACACGGAATGGTGATGGGCCTCCTGCTTTCTGCCTTTAGTTTTGCAATAACCCTCGACTTCGCAGTCGGAATACCCGTATCCGAATCGCATGGATGGCGAGTTTTTTTCGAAGGTCTGGGTATCGCCACCTTCGTGGTCGGACTCCTTGGTTTTCTTAGCATAAAAGGTAGTCCGCGGGAGATGGGAGACCCCAATTTTCAATGGGAATCAAAGCCGTCCATCGCAAGGCATGGGGAGGCCGCGTCAGTCTGGACCATCCTGCGTTCAAAGTGGGTGTACATAGGCGCGATCGCAATCTTTGGCGATACCTTCGCACTCGCTGCCACGGCGACGTGGGCTGTGCCGTCGTTCATCGCAAACCAGGGAATGCCGATCTCATCGGCGGCATTGATCGGAACGACGATGGGGTTGTCACAAGTTTCGTTTCTCTTGCTGGGCGGATGGTTGTCCGACCGCATGACCAAGACATCAATGCTCAAAATCGGTGCTGCGCTCGCGTTGGTGTCCGCTACCTGCTACTCGTTGACAACGATATTTCATACAAGCTGGGTCGGCTTGATCGCACTTTCGGCGTTCAGTGGCATCGCAGTGCTAAGTGGCGGTGCCATCTTCAGCCTGGTCAGCGAAAAATACGGCGAAACCCTTGCCGCCAGTGCAATCGGGTTCGCCGAACTGGGCGGCATCTTGTCGACCTTCGTCGCGCCAGCCTTGATGGGGGTCGTTCTGGGCGCAACACGATCGTTCGCCGCGGCGTTTGTCCCGTTCGTTGTGGTCGAGGCCTTGATTCTTGTGTTTTTGATGTTGTCGGCACGTTGA
- a CDS encoding SphA family protein: MNFKRLLIILASLGGLVTCTSSEATENGLTAYPVGVNTVLDGVLPVPGDTRFYNYTAYYVANTFQGPSGKIAIPEFRTSAFVDAPRIVHTWNQMLGPFTLSSGTVATVVHLTVDAAGASGRRTALGDLTLQPVELGYANPSHTFFAYFASDVSLPTGAYSSSRVANPGLNIYAWEPALGTTWLPNPQWEISTFSVFEVHSPDKATHYHSGSVAIFDYLAGYSVTPQYQIGIQGYLLKQFTDDTANGAVVADGFKGQAIAIGPQLRVNLTKSSAIVFKYQQEFAVRNRAKGEKLWVEISCPL; the protein is encoded by the coding sequence GTGAACTTCAAAAGATTATTGATCATTCTGGCCTCCCTTGGCGGCCTTGTTACTTGCACCAGCAGCGAAGCGACGGAAAACGGCTTAACCGCTTATCCGGTCGGTGTAAACACTGTGCTCGACGGCGTCTTACCGGTGCCTGGAGATACCCGTTTTTATAACTACACGGCTTATTACGTCGCAAATACGTTCCAGGGCCCAAGCGGTAAAATCGCGATCCCTGAATTTCGGACTAGCGCTTTCGTTGACGCGCCGCGCATCGTTCATACATGGAACCAAATGCTCGGGCCATTTACGCTGTCCAGCGGCACTGTTGCCACTGTAGTGCACCTTACGGTCGATGCAGCGGGAGCGTCTGGCAGACGGACGGCGCTGGGGGATTTGACGCTGCAGCCCGTGGAGCTCGGCTACGCGAACCCGTCGCATACGTTTTTTGCATACTTCGCGAGCGATGTAAGTTTGCCTACAGGCGCCTACTCAAGCAGCCGGGTTGCTAATCCAGGCCTGAATATTTACGCGTGGGAACCCGCTTTGGGCACGACTTGGCTGCCGAATCCACAGTGGGAAATCTCTACGTTTTCCGTATTCGAAGTTCATTCGCCTGATAAAGCCACCCACTACCATTCCGGGTCGGTCGCCATATTCGATTACCTAGCGGGATATTCAGTTACTCCGCAATATCAAATCGGCATTCAAGGCTATTTGCTCAAGCAATTTACCGATGACACCGCGAACGGCGCGGTGGTTGCCGATGGTTTCAAGGGACAGGCGATCGCCATTGGGCCGCAGTTGCGCGTCAACCTGACCAAATCAAGCGCGATTGTCTTTAAATATCAGCAGGAATTTGCGGTACGCAACCGCGCGAAAGGCGAAAAGTTGTGGGTTGAGATCAGTTGTCCGCTTTAA
- a CDS encoding alpha/beta hydrolase translates to MPAYRKLEEQTPLSPVSMTYAATALGLSTLAVSDLDCELDVRYGSLKENRLDIFYPPKPSSDCPVFIAIHGGNWSHGYKEWMGFGAIPLVAAGVIFVAIDYRLSTVSRFPSQLEDCLDALSWVHRNISRYGGSPDRIFVGGHSAGAHLAALATLRTDLHKNHSLGANVIKGCFPFSGIYDLRRDDKYGITPSIAVIEEFLSSIDDAVEASPICHVAGNRVPFFVSWAENDAPLMRQQGAPFVSAVEASGSHVKCHVFPAFDHFHIHLDQVRPENLHNRVLIEWMSDPRP, encoded by the coding sequence GTGCCTGCTTATCGCAAGCTTGAAGAACAAACGCCGCTTTCTCCAGTTTCCATGACCTACGCCGCCACCGCGCTTGGTTTATCGACGCTCGCCGTATCGGATCTCGATTGCGAACTGGATGTTCGGTATGGCTCGCTCAAAGAGAATCGACTGGATATATTTTACCCTCCGAAGCCCTCGAGCGATTGTCCTGTGTTTATTGCAATACACGGTGGAAACTGGTCTCACGGATACAAGGAGTGGATGGGCTTCGGAGCGATCCCGCTGGTAGCCGCCGGGGTGATTTTCGTGGCGATCGACTATCGGCTAAGCACGGTTAGCCGCTTTCCGTCGCAATTGGAGGACTGTCTGGACGCCCTATCCTGGGTGCATCGAAATATCTCGCGTTATGGAGGAAGCCCGGACCGGATATTCGTGGGAGGGCACTCAGCCGGAGCGCATCTCGCCGCGTTGGCTACGCTTCGGACTGACTTGCATAAAAACCATTCGTTAGGCGCCAATGTCATCAAGGGATGTTTTCCGTTTAGTGGCATCTATGATCTGCGTCGCGACGATAAGTACGGAATTACGCCATCAATAGCGGTCATAGAGGAGTTTCTCAGCTCTATAGATGACGCCGTTGAAGCATCGCCGATCTGTCATGTTGCGGGAAACCGGGTCCCATTCTTTGTCTCATGGGCCGAGAACGATGCTCCCCTCATGCGGCAGCAAGGCGCGCCATTTGTTAGCGCGGTTGAGGCGAGCGGCAGCCATGTGAAATGCCACGTCTTTCCGGCATTCGATCATTTCCATATACACCTGGATCAGGTTCGCCCCGAGAATTTGCACAATCGCGTGCTCATTGAATGGATGTCTGACCCGAGACCTTAG
- a CDS encoding ABC transporter permease subunit — MTSIQPIEPSTTLIPERKTAKNHAVTVLVTALVILAPMLIGAAGGNYWVRVLDFAMLYVMLALGLNVVVGFAGLLDLGYIAFYAVGAYVAALLSSPQLTSQFEWIAHLFPGGLHAPIWVIVPCAMALAATFGVLLGAPTLRLRGDYLAIVTLGFGEIVRIFMNNLDRPVNITNGPKGITGVDPVSLFGFDLSKTHSLFGFNFPSVYNYYYLFVLCSLFVIFVCVRLQHSRIGRAWAAIREDEIAAKAMGINTRNVKLLAFAMGASFGGLSGAMFGTFQGFVSPESFTFWESIVVLACVVLGGMGHIPGVILGAVLLAVFPEFLRSTMGPLQNAIFGHQIVDTEVIRQLLYGLAMVLIMLYRSEGLWPSPKHEDKIAKIAKRAGKKPVRA; from the coding sequence ATGACTTCAATTCAACCGATCGAGCCGTCGACCACGCTCATCCCCGAAAGAAAGACCGCGAAGAATCACGCCGTCACGGTGCTGGTCACCGCGCTCGTGATCCTCGCGCCCATGCTGATCGGCGCGGCCGGCGGCAACTACTGGGTCCGCGTGCTCGACTTCGCGATGCTGTACGTCATGCTCGCGCTGGGCCTGAACGTGGTGGTGGGTTTCGCCGGGCTGCTGGACCTGGGCTACATCGCGTTCTACGCCGTGGGCGCTTATGTGGCTGCGTTGCTTTCGTCGCCGCAACTGACCTCGCAGTTCGAGTGGATCGCGCACCTGTTCCCCGGCGGCCTGCACGCGCCGATCTGGGTCATCGTTCCCTGCGCGATGGCGCTGGCCGCCACGTTCGGCGTGCTGCTGGGTGCGCCTACGCTTCGTCTGCGCGGCGATTATCTCGCCATCGTGACCCTGGGCTTCGGGGAAATCGTCCGGATCTTCATGAACAACCTGGATCGTCCGGTCAACATCACGAACGGGCCGAAGGGGATCACGGGCGTCGATCCGGTGTCGTTGTTCGGGTTTGATTTGTCGAAGACGCATTCGTTGTTCGGGTTCAACTTCCCCTCCGTCTACAACTACTACTACCTGTTCGTGCTGTGTTCGCTCTTCGTGATCTTCGTGTGCGTGCGCTTGCAGCACTCGCGGATCGGCCGTGCATGGGCCGCGATCCGCGAGGACGAAATCGCCGCAAAAGCAATGGGCATCAACACGCGTAACGTGAAGCTGCTGGCGTTTGCGATGGGTGCGTCGTTCGGCGGTTTGTCGGGCGCGATGTTCGGCACGTTCCAGGGATTTGTATCGCCGGAATCGTTCACCTTCTGGGAATCGATCGTGGTGCTCGCCTGCGTGGTGCTCGGCGGCATGGGCCACATTCCGGGCGTGATCCTGGGCGCGGTGCTGCTCGCCGTGTTCCCGGAATTCCTGCGCTCGACCATGGGTCCGCTGCAGAACGCCATCTTCGGTCATCAGATCGTCGATACCGAAGTCATCCGCCAGCTGCTGTACGGCCTCGCGATGGTGCTGATCATGCTGTATCGCTCGGAAGGCCTGTGGCCGTCGCCGAAACACGAAGACAAGATCGCGAAGATCGCAAAGCGCGCCGGCAAGAAGCCGGTCCGCGCCTGA
- a CDS encoding ABC transporter ATP-binding protein: MSDKPIRLSVKGVNKRFGGLQALSEVGLEIREGQIYGLIGPNGAGKTTFFNVITGLYTPDSGSFVLDGTPYTPTAVHQVAKAGIARTFQNIRLFGGMTALENVMVGRHVRTKHGLIGAVLQTPSERREEKEIKERALELLEYVGVLQYADYTSRNLSYGHQRRLEIARALATDPKLLALDEPAAGMNATEKVELTRLLDKIRSDGRTILLIEHDVKLVMGLCNRMTVLDYGKVISEGLPQDVQKDPKVIEAYLGAGVH, encoded by the coding sequence ATGAGCGATAAACCCATTCGACTGTCGGTCAAGGGCGTGAACAAACGCTTCGGCGGCCTGCAGGCGCTGTCCGAAGTCGGCCTCGAAATCAGGGAAGGCCAGATCTACGGTTTGATCGGCCCGAACGGCGCCGGCAAGACGACGTTCTTCAACGTGATCACGGGCTTGTACACGCCGGATTCGGGTTCGTTCGTGCTCGACGGCACGCCTTATACCCCGACCGCCGTGCATCAGGTGGCGAAGGCCGGCATTGCGCGCACGTTCCAGAACATCCGTTTGTTCGGCGGCATGACCGCGCTTGAGAACGTGATGGTCGGGCGGCATGTCCGCACGAAGCACGGCTTGATCGGCGCGGTGTTGCAGACGCCTTCGGAGCGTCGCGAAGAGAAGGAAATCAAGGAACGCGCACTGGAACTGCTGGAGTACGTGGGCGTCTTGCAATACGCGGACTACACGTCGCGCAACTTGTCGTACGGTCACCAGCGGCGTCTGGAAATCGCACGCGCCCTGGCGACCGATCCGAAGCTTCTCGCACTCGATGAACCTGCGGCCGGCATGAACGCCACGGAGAAAGTCGAACTCACGCGCTTGCTCGACAAGATCCGCAGCGACGGCCGTACGATCTTGCTGATCGAACACGATGTGAAACTGGTGATGGGATTGTGCAACCGGATGACGGTGCTCGATTACGGCAAGGTGATCTCCGAGGGTCTGCCGCAGGACGTGCAGAAGGACCCGAAGGTGATCGAGGCTTATCTCGGGGCAGGGGTTCACTGA
- a CDS encoding ABC transporter ATP-binding protein, whose product MLKIKGLQVSYGGIHAVKGVDLEVGQGELVTLIGANGAGKTTTMKAITGLKPYSAGDIEYMGKSIKGVPSHELLKRGLAMVPEGRGIFARMSILENMQMGAYLRNDSDEIQKDTDRRFGFFPRLKERAAQYAGTLSGGEQQMLAMARALLSRPKLLLLDEPSMGLSPIMVEKIFEVVREISGEGLTVLLVEQNARLALQAANRGYVMDSGLVTMFGDAKTMLDDPKVRAAYLGE is encoded by the coding sequence ATGCTCAAGATCAAGGGCCTGCAGGTGAGCTACGGCGGCATCCACGCGGTGAAGGGCGTGGATCTGGAAGTCGGGCAGGGCGAACTTGTGACGCTGATCGGCGCGAACGGCGCGGGCAAGACGACCACGATGAAAGCCATCACGGGTCTGAAGCCGTATTCGGCGGGCGACATTGAATACATGGGCAAGTCCATCAAGGGCGTGCCCTCGCATGAGTTGCTCAAGCGCGGTCTCGCGATGGTGCCGGAAGGCCGCGGCATCTTTGCGCGCATGTCGATTCTGGAAAACATGCAGATGGGCGCGTACTTGCGCAACGACAGTGACGAGATTCAGAAGGACACTGATCGCAGGTTCGGTTTCTTCCCGCGCCTGAAGGAACGTGCGGCGCAATATGCGGGCACGTTGTCGGGCGGCGAGCAGCAGATGCTGGCGATGGCGCGGGCGTTGTTGTCGCGTCCGAAGTTGCTCTTGCTCGACGAACCGTCGATGGGTCTTTCGCCGATCATGGTCGAGAAGATCTTCGAAGTGGTGCGTGAGATTTCGGGCGAAGGGCTGACGGTTCTGTTGGTTGAGCAGAATGCGCGGCTGGCGTTGCAGGCGGCGAATCGCGGGTACGTGATGGATTCGGGTCTGGTCACGATGTTCGGTGATGCGAAGACCATGCTCGACGATCCGAAGGTAAGGGCGGCATATCTCGGAGAGTAA
- the andAa gene encoding anthranilate 1,2-dioxygenase system ferredoxin--NAD(+) reductase: protein MSNDAYVIVGAGHAARRAAETLRLKAPECRILMIGEEAELPYDRPALSKDALLGIEGEQRAFMHNADWYGQQRIEMRLGIRVAAIDREQRCVYLGDGKRVGYQRLLIATGSRVRRFSGPVDEGVKLHYVRTVADARALREALIPGARVTVLGGGFIGLEVAASAVSRGCAVTVIEPANRLLHRSMPADLGAFMLGLHRRHGVDMQINTTPIAIEKTPSGAVVKTDCGDVPADVVVIGIGVVPNVDLAASAGLLVDNGIVVDQHCRTADPLIFAAGEVTSHFNALLGRHLRVESWQVAENQPAVAAANMLGGEEHYAEMPWLWSDQYDCNLQTLGIFAAHQSVIKRGDPEGDVFCMLALGKDDRLEAVMTVNCGWEVAVCRRLMAGGKALDRARLADPGTPLKALLK from the coding sequence ATGTCCAATGATGCGTATGTGATTGTCGGCGCGGGGCATGCTGCGCGACGTGCTGCCGAGACGCTTCGGTTAAAGGCGCCGGAGTGCCGCATTCTGATGATCGGCGAGGAAGCGGAACTGCCCTACGATCGGCCGGCGCTATCGAAGGATGCGTTGCTTGGGATCGAGGGCGAGCAACGCGCTTTTATGCACAATGCTGACTGGTATGGGCAGCAGCGTATCGAGATGCGGTTGGGCATACGGGTGGCCGCGATCGATCGTGAGCAGCGGTGCGTGTACCTCGGCGATGGCAAGCGCGTCGGCTATCAGCGTTTGCTGATTGCGACCGGATCACGCGTGCGGCGTTTTAGCGGACCGGTCGATGAGGGCGTGAAGCTGCACTACGTTCGTACCGTCGCCGATGCGCGCGCGTTGCGCGAAGCGCTCATACCGGGAGCTCGGGTGACCGTGTTGGGAGGTGGTTTTATCGGGCTCGAGGTAGCGGCGTCGGCGGTATCGCGTGGTTGCGCGGTGACGGTGATCGAGCCCGCAAACCGCTTGTTGCACCGTTCAATGCCTGCTGATCTCGGCGCGTTCATGCTCGGATTGCATCGGCGGCATGGCGTGGATATGCAGATCAATACCACGCCGATTGCCATCGAAAAGACGCCCTCGGGCGCGGTGGTTAAAACCGATTGCGGCGATGTTCCTGCGGACGTAGTGGTGATCGGCATAGGCGTCGTGCCTAACGTGGATCTGGCGGCATCGGCGGGATTGCTGGTCGATAACGGCATTGTGGTGGATCAACACTGCCGTACCGCCGACCCGCTTATCTTCGCAGCGGGAGAAGTGACGAGTCACTTCAACGCACTGCTGGGAAGGCATTTGCGCGTGGAGTCGTGGCAAGTGGCGGAGAACCAGCCTGCCGTGGCAGCCGCGAACATGCTTGGCGGCGAGGAACATTACGCCGAAATGCCGTGGCTTTGGTCTGATCAATATGACTGCAATTTGCAGACACTCGGCATCTTTGCGGCGCATCAATCGGTCATTAAGCGAGGTGACCCGGAGGGCGATGTGTTCTGCATGCTTGCGCTTGGGAAAGACGACAGACTCGAGGCCGTGATGACGGTGAATTGCGGTTGGGAAGTGGCGGTGTGCCGCCGGTTGATGGCTGGAGGGAAGGCGCTTGACCGCGCCCGTCTCGCTGATCCGGGTACACCGCTCAAAGCCCTGCTGAAGTAG
- the andAb gene encoding anthranilate 1,2-dioxygenase ferredoxin subunit AndAb produces MKQLAQAWFPVGALDDFEEGEPVAVLAGEKPIAVFRLGEEIFALHDLCTHGHARLSEGFVENGCVECPLHQGLVDIRTGAPQCAPIVEAVRTYPVRINEGSVEIHVQ; encoded by the coding sequence ATGAAACAGTTGGCTCAAGCCTGGTTTCCCGTTGGCGCACTAGATGACTTCGAGGAAGGTGAACCGGTCGCGGTTCTCGCGGGTGAGAAACCTATCGCGGTTTTTCGTCTAGGCGAAGAAATTTTCGCGCTGCACGATCTTTGTACACATGGTCACGCGCGCCTCTCGGAGGGTTTCGTCGAGAACGGTTGTGTCGAATGTCCCCTGCATCAAGGACTCGTCGATATTCGCACTGGTGCGCCGCAGTGCGCGCCTATTGTGGAAGCGGTTCGCACGTATCCGGTTCGCATCAACGAGGGCAGCGTCGAGATCCATGTCCAATGA